The sequence TTGTTTTTATTTGTCAATATTAGTCCCTAAAACGTCCACATATCTTCCCTAAAACGTCCACATATCTTCCCTAAAACGTCCACATATCTTCCCTAAAACGTCCACATATAAACTCTGTAACCCTTTATTTACAATGGTTTGCGGTTGCCTAAAAGTATTAAAAGTATTAAAAGTATTAAAAAAGAGCCAAAACCGAGTGCTTCTTTCGGTTTTGGCTCTTTTTTTGTTAATTTTTTTGCTTTTAATTGATTGTGTTATACTACGGATATGGTTAATTAGTTTAGGGGGTTATCATGTCGGCGGTATTAGATCATGATTTTGACATCGATCTCGAGCGTCAAGAATTAGCAAGGCAGGCAGAACAAACGGCATTTGAGCTTGAGGGTTTAGAAGCGTTAAGACACTATCAAGCAACAGGGCTACATATCACAGGCGATGAATTAAAAGCATATATCAGCAATTTGGCAAATAGTGGATTGGCGGAGCTGCCCCAATGCCACAGTTAAAATTATCCCAAAACGCTGTAGCTAACTTGGCGGAGCTAGATTTATCAGCTGCAGCACTCGACAAACTTAGCAAGGCTTTTGATCTAGTTTGTGTATTCCCTAATGCTGGTCAATTATCAGAACGAGCAAAGGAGCAAGGCGAAAATATGCGAGAGAAGTCGGTAAGGGTCGGTAAGCGTGGTTATTCGTTCTTGTATTATCACAACCAAAATCATGATGAAATTGTGGTTCTAGCGGTAAAAGCATCCCGACAAAACATTTTTAATATCTTAGATTGAGCTGTGATGCCCCTATTTGCTCTTCTAAATTCTTTTTGGTGTGGTAGTACCACACAACATCGCAGAGCCAAAATTGGTTTGGCAATCGCAAGGGCGTTGTTTTATGCCTTAAAACCTAATTTTTCTAAGTACGGGCGGTAAAATTCGGTTTTTTCAGGATCTAATAGGTCACTCTCAATCTTTTTGGCGTATTCTTTCATACTCATTCCGATTGGTGCATAGTCGCCAAGCTCTCTTAGCTCTGCCAATTTGCTAGCAAAGGTTTGGCGTTGCTTGTCGGTCATCTTGATTGGGGAAAGCATATCAACCGTGTTTGGGTCTCGGCTCTCATTTTCTTTTGTCTTTTTAGTCTTTTCTTTCAACTCAAAAGTAAATTTGACTGCAACAAATTTACGCCCTTTTTTGATAAGTTCATATTTGGCTTTTAATGGCGATTTCTCG comes from Moraxella ovis and encodes:
- a CDS encoding type II toxin-antitoxin system RelE/ParE family toxin, whose product is MPQLKLSQNAVANLAELDLSAAALDKLSKAFDLVCVFPNAGQLSERAKEQGENMREKSVRVGKRGYSFLYYHNQNHDEIVVLAVKASRQNIFNILD